In Ciconia boyciana chromosome 5, ASM3463844v1, whole genome shotgun sequence, the DNA window GAGTTCTTGGAAAGAAGTCTACTATTCAaataagcaaaagtaaaaatccTTAGCTCATAACCCTCAAAAGAACATGAGGAACAGCATACTCCAAGGCAATATGTAAATGACtaccctttaaaataaaacagcaccCAAAATCTATACACCTAATACTAGATCACATGATGGGAGAGAAAGACAAGGGAAGGACAGACTATATAACTGCATTTAGCAAGTGGAATTCCAGAGTGTAAAACAAGATGGAGCATTAGACTGTGGTATTAGAGCTGCTGTTGATGCATTAAGGGGAATGAGGCAGAGACCATTAAGTTCATTAAATGAGTCAGGATTTATTATACATGTATAGTCAACCATATATCAAGTCTACCTTTCAGCTTTTATccttctgcattaaaaatggCCCACTTACTGAGAATAGTCATTCATTTCAATAttgtttctacattttctatgaattttcttactttgttttatggctgTCTGAAAAAGTAACTTATTGTCTGGCAATTACAGTTATGAAAATTTCTATCTGCTTACTCTGCATCACGGGTGAAACTTATTCTGAAGCCAAGTAACCTTCTGATGAAAAGCCTTTGTGAAAAGAGCTAAGACAGGGCTGTTGAAAAGGATTTCTCTAAATCAACAGATATAATGACTGTTACACTATGTATCTTTTGCATTTTACCTAAcccaatattttaaatttgttccACATTAGGAGTGTAGAATGTGCTCCTTCatgaaagagaaagctgaagagaCTTGCtaaaaacaatcttttttgTCACTAGATCATTGGTGTGAGACTAATGTCTTCCACAGTAGTAGGAAAGCGATTCACATTATGTGGCCTTATTGCTAGTGGATCACACTACTGTAAGAGAAATAAGCAATAATACTGGAATATTAATGCCATACTAATATAGCTGTGTAAAAAGAGTTCATAAAATTTTCCCTCTCAAGAAAATTTATGGTAACGGAAGTCAAGtttaagaaaagttttatcTGTTGTTGTATTCATATAGATGTTATTTTATGTGCACAATCAAGAGACCAGTTAGACTCAAAAATAACAAGTTTTCACAGTTAGGTTCCTATGAAAGGTTCCTAACTCTTGTAGTCAGCTTTGAAATTATTACAGAGATTagcaaattttcattttaaatactgcaCTAACTTGATCTCATTAAgatagcatttaaaaacagcattcaaatataatgaaaaattaaaattgaaaatttaTATTCTCTGCCAACaaatacagtatattttcttctaaaacttTAGAATACTTGAAGAAAAGCCAAATTAtaagggagaaaatgaaaaagttcaTTTTAGATGAAGAAAGTATCCTAGCTTCAAGTGATcagaattgatttttaaaagcttttctatgTGAACTCCCACCCTGATATGAAGGGTAAGTAGACAGGTATGTCACATCATCACAGCACACAGTACTGCCTGCTACTGTAGTAGGTCCACAGCCTCCTTTGCATCTGTTATAAATCCACACCCTCTgaagtagatttttaaaatattcagtacaTTGTCAATTCCTAAAATGGAGTCTGTTATTGCGTCCCATTTTATTGTTGGGTAATAGTTTCTCTTATTTTAGCTTGGCTCTCTTGAAGCCTTTTTGGATCTAGTTTGGCCAAGTCCAAAGCATGTGAATGTGGTCTTCAGTGTTATAAGGAAACACACTGAACCACCTTcatggaaagaaacacaaatactTTCCTAAAAACATGCttatgtaattttctttgccACCACAGACAGTAATAATGTTTCAGTGttgctaaagaaattaaaatggtcAGAACATAGATTTACAGTAAAAGGGAACTGCCCCTCAACATGTCAAATATATTGTTGAAGCAACAGTTCAGAAGTCAAGTAGTAACAAACAGCATACGGACCAGTGTATCTACCATCCACCTTATCTTGAATAAAACAGGCAACGTGAAAAAGCGATTAACTCTCTTCTGTTGCTACAACGAGCACATGGCTAGTTCTAGTTGCTTCATACTACCTTGAGCTGTAAGAACTCAATTGCTTTATTCCCACTTGCACATTCTAACAAAAATTGAGTATACATGAAAATTCAGTAACCACGTTCTGCCTACCTGCCACAATGCTTCACAACAAAACAGCATCACAACACCTCTCTCTTTCAAGAATATTCGGTAAGACACCAAGATCAGTaaaacttgaagaaaaactttaaacATTGACCATAAATGTGTATATAAGAACATTTCAAGCATGACAACAGAACAATGATATAGTTTATGATACCACATCAACAAAAATACAGTCCAAAGAACATATGAATGAATAATGGTGTTTTCATGTGCATTAAACTTCCAGATGCAGGAATTATGTTTGAaaacacatgcatgcacagcTAGAAATCATGTTCCTTCTTTTCAGCCAGTAGCTATACTCTAGACTAAAAACGTTGATATGATTTCCTTGGCTAGTGCAGACAGCACACAATGTTGAATCAACATGCCAAAACAAGACATCCTTTTCTATATCAGACTGATGCTGCAACAGTACCCATAATAAAGATTTGGGGTTACAAGTGTGGAGAAAATTCCAGAAGCgtaattctttctcttttaacatTCCCTTTATCAGTGAACTTTCTGTCATATCCTTTCTAAAGACAACGACTGATATGAGAAACTATgagtaaaagggaaaataacaaaaactgtaaatgaaataatgtaaaatatcaAAATAGTTATCAGATTTCCTGAAGATCCAAAACTAAAGGAGGAAAGTTATCAGGTAAATAAAATTGAATCCAAATTAAAACTAACATGAGACCATATCACAGTAATAGGTCTTACATTGCCATAGCAAGAAAAAGTTCAAAGATAAATATAATTCGAATGCAAAATTTTCTCAACTACAGTCAAAATCATGAAATAGAAGTATGAGAGAGCTCTTTCttcatttgcagaaaagaaacagataaatGTTACCCTTTCCTTTTCTAGTTCTGGCTTTTTTACAGCAATCTTGTGTCAAGGTTTGAActtcttaaaaagaagtttttaatGTTGAGTTTGGCCCCAGATCAgtgaattaaaatacaaaataatagtctaaagataaaaaatactgtactttGGAAAAGCAGAGTTACACTGAATGAGCTTAATATGAAGAATTTTACATATCACataaagcacaaaagaaagaaagtataCAAGAGCCATAATATCGTTTATATTACAActtaaattaacttttcagtTTATTATCAGGGACAGTTTTCTACAATATAGAATACAAAGGGGGAACATAAGATTTTACTCTGATATTTTGAAtagttttttttattcttcGGGCAACATAATCAGATTAGCTAATACAATATTGTTTCtacaaataaatacttctgcagTAATTTAATTCCTAttgcagaacttttttttttacttggtaTTTCACACCTTagttattttattagaaattagTTGAGACTTCTGTTTAAGGAGACCTCTTCACCCAACAGAAGACATAATTTCACAAGTGTACCCTCTTTGTAAGTAATATAATGGCCTTTCTGAGATCACAGTTGTATTACAATGTATTATAAATATCtagctttaaaaatggatttaatttCACACTACCCTAAAAAGATTCCAATCCAATGCATTTAGCATAGTAACTGTATGGTGTACTTGTCtagaataattttgcattttaaattgttctgtAAGAATTCAATGCGCAAACCCTTTAGAGTCAGCAGATTTCATTTGGCATTGAATGGATACTAAAACGGATCTCTGAATGAATACTTCTCAGAAGTACATAGTACTATTTTTTACTGTATAATTATGAAACCATTACAGATTTATATTAGAAATCATTCAATGacaaatttttttcaaacaactaTATGTTAATAAACtaaatttctgcttcattttataATTCACCCATCCTCACGTTATGAGAAACTACACAGTGGAATGAAATTCTGTTCCTTTTGAAATCAGTAACTAGTTGCGACTGACTTCAGACATGTCAGAACTTGATTTGTTGTCTGTCTGAACTATATTAGTTAGCTCTTTTCATCTTGGTGTGTTATAGTCGTAATAGAATGTAACGTGCCTATTGTAGCCaaaatttatattatataaattttaaaattgcacttTCAGCATTATTCTGATGCTACACAATGTTTAATTTCATGActtctctgaaattaaaattaatatcatgcaattaaaaaaaatataaaatccaaAGTGCTTAGTTGTTTGACTTCTCCAATTCTTTAAGATTGCAATTTTAAGATGAAGGGGGGAACTGGAACTTACCTACTTGGTACTTTGGGTAATAAGTTGCCATTTGTCCACTACTGCATGATTGTCTCTTATGcctttttcttatatttgtaTCAGTGGTCTCCCATTGtggactttttcttttgtttattctgaTAAGAACTTCAGAACTACCAGCAGGATTATCATCATGGTTTACATCACTACttaattttctgctgtgaaacTGGTCATCCAGCCTTTCAGTCACTTTAGAAGACTTAGATCCTTTAgatgtttccatttcattttcttgtttctttaatgcattttgCTTAGTAGAATGGGACCTTAAAAGAggatgtcttttttcttccatatagGCCTGATTGCTTTTACTTTCAACAGCTTCAGGAGAATAAATGACATTATTTAACTTAAATGAATTGTGCTGCTCGAGATGGttgatttttctcagaaatatcCTACAATCTTTAAAGGTTTTGGCTTTCCAagtattttgaaacagtttATCTTGGCTTTGTTCTTTTCTAACATTTTGTTGGTAACAAATTGTTCCATTTGTCTCTGCATGTGACTTAAGTATATTTGTTAAACCAGGATGTGGGTTAAAGTCAGAAGATCCCATCATCTGTTGAACAAATGCATCTCTGGCTTCATTTTCAGTTGGCAAGAGGCTACTCTGAGATTCTACCAAAGTCTGAGTGGGCTGgatttctactgtatttttttcctggagcttGGGCATTTCATCATTGGTTTCCCCACTTGTACTTTTAAACAACTGGCTTTGGCAAAAGAActgcaaatttttcttttttgatttccAGCCTCCGGGAGCCTGATTATAGAGCGTTTTCGTTTGTCCCCACCTATCATGCTGTAACTTCttaaattcatttctttttaatctggcTAATGCGAAATTACTTTTCATGTTTAAGACTGGAGACCTCACCATGTTATGTAATATTTGTAACTTCCCTGCTGGTTTTGAAGGAGAGGATAGTGcaaactttttaaagtgctttctgAAAGGGCAAGTACTAAGATCAGATTGTTTAGTTTCCATCTTTACCTCTCTAGTACTAACTACTTCTAAAGGATTGCGAGCATTTGCCTTTCTTACTAGAGAGAGAGACTGTGTTTCTGTAGTTTGCATAAACCAGGTGCAGAGTTCAttcatattacattttttctgaaaaagcatttttataggTGATGTTTCAAGTTCTACAAGGCAGGAGTCTAAAGGGTTTGACATTTCAGTATTACAGTCTTGTTCAATGGGATCCCTTCTTTCACATACACATTTATCAAACTCACTTCCCCCCACTCGCAACCAGGTATTAGTTATCTGTTCGAATCTATTATTTAGTTCTTCCAACAAAGTGTCACTTGAAGTGGAAGTAGCCCACCACCTGAGAGAGGGATTTGATGAAAAAATGGGATCCGATGATACTTCATTAATGGGCCCAAATGCACCATCCTTAAGATCCTTTTTTGCACTTCCTGAATTTCTCAGTTCTGAGGTATCTTTGGATGCTGTGCTCTGATTCGATTGCCTATGTTTTTCCTTTCGATCTTTAGCTTTTTTCAAATGGAGTTTGTAAGATTTATGTAGTAAGGCACTTCTACAAGTAAATGCACTAGAAGATGCTAATGAATGTAAAAAATGCAGCGAGGGTTTTCTGTCTCTAGCAGAATGTCTCAACggaatttcacattttcttgatACTGCTGTAATAACATGGTTTGATCCATCCTCTCTAGAATCTTTCCGCATGCTCTTTACTTGACCCATATTATTGCACAGTtgattttttctctcctgtgttatgtttttttctaacaCATTCTGCTGTTGTAAAGGAGGCAAACAGTTGCTAATActcacttttctttcctgaggtGAAACTCTATTAACAGTCACTGATATGCCGgagatttttacttttgctgGCCTACCAGGTTTTCGAATGGTGGTTAACGGTTTCTTAATTGGCCGTATAATATTGCTGCAAGGATGTGGTGATGCCAGGTTACTCTTGATAGGTCTGACATAGTCATAACCAGAGACCtcattttcagcagaagaaTTCTGTAAGGCTTTTACTATTTCAGtcaaagcattttcagtttccGCATTGTGCCTCGCTTTGCTGCTGTCATTGGCAAAATTAGAATCAGTGTGTTGTGTGGGCAGAATGCTGATTACATTTAGATTACCTTCAGAAACGTGTCTCTTAGTTCTTCTTGACCTTCCAAAGACAACTGtcacagtaatatttttgttgctgttaacTTCTTCCATTACTGCTGCATCAGATTTGGTACTTTTACCATCACTGCTAAGTACAGGTCTAAGTTCTGTGCTTTCAGTCATGtctatttttggttttggaggcCGTCCAATAGGTCTCTTAACCTGCTTAACAACTTGAGGACCTATTTTCTTTGGTCTaccaggttttctttttaaaaccgATTCGCTGCTACTGCTTGATTTCTCCACAACTTCATCATTTTGTTTTGAGTCATTTAAGTTAGTTTCACCAACTGGACAAGAGCTTGTAATTGCTTCCGTATAAACACAACTTGACTCCTCCTTAGTATAATTTTCACTGTAATCACAGTCCTTGACACAGATTGCATGAGAAAGATCTCCTGTGGCCTGTTTGTCTAACAAAGTGTTTGCGTGGccctgaaacaaacaaatatcTGTGCTTCCTTTAGAAGATGCAGCTGCAGATGTCAAAGTATATTTGACTCCTTCACTACTATTAACCTCTGAGACAAACATCAGCTTAATAGGACTAGAGTAGTTTAAGGGAGATGAGATCTCCCCAGCTTCAGAAGTTGTACATAAGTCCACATTATTGGAAGTTGAACTGGATGAATCAAAGGTCAGAGATTTCAAAAGGCTGTCATTAATTTCTTGATCTATAACCATTTCTTGATTGTCTGTTGTCACACACACAGTTTTGATTTTACTGCTGCTTGGCAAATGAGAATGTGGAAGGAAGCTTTGTCCTGTGCATCCCATTTCACTCAGAGTGAAAGGTAAGCCTCTTCTAGCAGCTGGGTTCATAACCTGTTCATAAgcattatcttttaatttttggcTTATTTTGTAACTATCCAGCAATGAGTTGTTAGTCTTTCTGGCTAAGTTTATTGTATCTTCTAAACGCTCTACAACAACTTGCAGATTTGTGTCTCTCACAATTTTGCTTATATTTATGtcactgcatttttcagcatgaacatctttatttactttcattttttccaaactttctaAAGACTGTTTTGCATTGGATGCCTTTCTAAACACAATATTGTTCGTTACATACACAGAATACCATCCAGGAGGCACAATGTTACGTCTAGTTCTCCCCAAGATTCCATTACTCTCATCCTTTAGAGGAATCTGATCAGTCTTTTTTAAGGGTGCACAATCTCCTTGTGTTTTTGCGAGTTTTGCCTGGCTGGCTGCAATAgcactgttttctgaaagaactAGAAAGCTGGAGCTGGTTTGAAAATTAGGAAGAGGTAGTTTGAAAGCCTCTGTTTGGTGTACTGGAAAGCACATGGGTTTGGTTTGGCAATTCATGCATGGATTACTTTCAAGATGTTGCAAAGCCTCATCTTCTATCACAGTAAAACTGTGTCTTTTATTTGGATAtattttatcaattttttttgtagatctctttgcatttctctcaGAAATTGACTTCTTTCTTACAAGAGTTTCATCAAGGCTTGCAAGCTCCCTCTTGATTTGCAAAGACTGTCGTCGAATGAATGGTGAATCAGGAGAATTATACATTGCAAATAAAGTTTCCTGACGCTTGCGAAATCTTGTttggataattttattttccatttgtttatCGTGTTGGCGAAGTAATTCCATAAAGCTGTAATCACTTGCCTTAGCATTATGCAAAAGAGAGGTTATGAAGTCTCCTAATTTGACATCATTTTCTGGTGCCCTGTCACTGCTAGAAAGTTTTACAAGATTTGTTGCTATATCTGTAGTGTCTATtgattttaacttttcattaatACGGTCCATTAAATCTTGAAAAATGGCAGAATGTTCACCTTCCTCAGCCTTCTCAGAATTTATATAATAATTGTTGCTTTCTTGGTCTGTTGATAGCAACGTTCCCTCTGAATATTCagtctcttttcctctgcatgtTTTACCTTCATATTCAAATTGTCCTTTGCTTCCTTCAGCTGGCAAGAGGGATGGAGGCTGGTTGATGGATGTTTCAAGCTTGTTATTATCTGAAGTTGGAAAATCTATAACCGATCCTTCCGATGATTCAAATTCTTTACTCTGTACAGGTGATAGTGGAGGTGGTGATGGGCTGCGAGAtctatttgaatttttaatgctgttcaAGACATCACAGTCCTTAGTTGAATATGTACACGCTGCTCCTTTCACAGAATGCCTGTTATAATTTTGCAATTGTTCAGCACAATACTTATGAGAACTACATGCTTTGTTCACCATTGTCTTAATACATCCAATCGCTACAGCTTGGCATGACAAAGGATCAAAATCTTTAATACAAACAGAGAGAGGTGGTAAACAAGTGTTTGGTCTTTGATTTTGTAAACAGCACCTTTTTGTCAGCATATGTCCATTGCAATTGCAAAATGAAACGTGAACATCCTCTTCAGTAAGGGAACTGGGAGTTTCCGAGTGGACCAAATGTGTTTGCTTGCAACTGCAAGCTATAGGAACATTTTCatcttgtattaaaaattttaGCATAGCCAAAGTCTGTTGCCAGTGATATGAACAAAAAGACTCCAAAACTTTGTTTAAtgttgattttcctttttccaaattAGCTGTTTCCTCTGAATTTGCATCAGCTGTTGAGCttgaactgaaaatgaaaacaaatcaaaacaaaatataaattacagtAAAACACCATGTCTAATGTTTGTTATAATGGTTAAACTCAAGCCTAAAAACCTGAAGTCTGCAAAACAGTTCTGTTCTATTTGCACTATTCAATCATACTTGCAAGTGTCACTAGCAATGCTGTACATCTTATCTATAGTAGTGATAGTCCTaccataagaaaaataatcaggaagaaattaaggGACAAAAAGAATAGTTTGAAACAGCTTCTCATATCTAAATGTAATTACAATAATGTTAACTTTCTGATATTTCCAACTACCTTAATcattaataaaggaaaatctCACCAAGAACCTGCAGAGCTTAGTATTAGTCCTATTTCAcaaactgaggcacagaggggGTAAATGACTTGCCTAAGGTCACAATTCAAGGTTGTGGCAGAGGCAAGAGTGGATCCATCTCTCCTGAATCCCACCCTAAGATATTCATATACCAAAGTGTATTGAATGCTCTTCAGGATACTCAAAGATCCttctaaagacatttttatttatatctttatttttaaagaacacttAATAGGctaacagaaaatggaaaaaatagccACTTGTTACTGTTCCTGTTCTTTGCAGATAGAAGTTTCCcttccagttttaaaataaattgcagtgGTGCATCATGGGCTCTTCATTGCAATATAttacacacacacgtgcacacacgcgcgtgcacacacacacacgcacggaTTCCTTCattaaacagaaacagaggtAATCACCACTTAGAATAAATAACTTCTGTGATAAAGGTTAATATCCTTTAAATCTCAAATACAGGGTAGGCCTATATCTAAATAAGACTTCTGAGCAGTTGTTCTCAAAGATATTAactcaaaataaaatcacttatCAAATACTACCTTAactatttaattaatttcttataaattattaaaactaaTGTCACTACTTACCTAATCAACCATTTAtattgaaaagctgaaaattttccATGGTAGAAATTAATACAGATATTTCTTCaattaaatacaaaatcctTATGCTGGATAGCAACTATCAACAGATAGTTAACACCTAATTCAAATGTTTTACTGAAACCAATTGCATGAGCAGAAAATGTTAGAAGAattctgttttagaaaagtATGTATTGTTTAAACATATCACCAAACTCTGAACATGACACTAACTTTTTGCCCTACTATTATCTctaattttttgcatttaagcCTGTACTTgggaaacatttcattttgagtGGGTTTACAACTGTACTGATCAAGGaacaaacatatttaaaatttaatgtgCTGTATTTATATAAAGTTATTATTCATTAATTAGCTCATACCCAATGTTATTAGCATCAATAATAACTTTCAGCTTCATGTTTCTTACTGGAAGTTATACATacaagtttgtatttttattgttccACATGGATTTTAATGTTTAGAGCTTAAAAACAGCCAACTATGCTTAATAATTCCtcatgttgttttccttctcctgtaaTATTTAGTATGAAATGGTATGTATTCAAAATCAAGCATCTAGATGATACTACCTCATAAAAGCATGATAATTGCAATGGTACTAGTTGAAACTGTGAttgtttaaactgaaataactgaagtcttaaaaagaaaaaaaccctctttacACTTGCAATCTGAAGTAAAACCAGCATTATTTAAGGGCATGTCATTGTCAGGATTTAATGGTTTTTGAAACACCACttcactgagaagagtctgagTGTTACTCAGTCCAACAAACTCAGGAGTTGAAATATATCACTACACTTGTGAAAACAAAGTTTATTCTAGTAATACAATTACAGATAAAAACTAATTGCCCTCCCCACCACCATGACTTTAACTAAATAATGTCTTGAAAGGccagatagaaaaaaaattaacacagcaCTAGgtcttcaatattttgtttgtaaatcACAGTAAATTTGTTAAGTTCTAATTTGCTAAAAAGATGGCTATAGTACAGTCTTTTTAGACTGAATCTCGAGACACATCTTTCTGTCTGTCTACGCTTGCAAGGTATGTCTAATGGAGTTTCACTGGAGAGCTTTAATTGTAGAGGATCTGTATCCATAACTGCTATGTAAAATACGGTCACTGGTGGAAGAAACTTCCAGAGCCCCAAAGCCTTCTCAAAGTCAGTAACCACAATTTCCAAAGGCCtcaaaaatgctttgaatttgCCATGTGGAGACCAACCTGTCGCATAAAGTAATATCCTGGTTATCACAGACATACTGGACATTTCTTCTAATACAATTTATTTCCTGGTTATCTAATCTACCCTTGTGTAACGTCTATAATCTGCTATCCCTTCGCACGTGTTAGTTTCTAAAGCTGACAGACAACTTAACTTCATCTATTCTACTGTAATAGTACCACACTCCAAATGATCTTCCAAGTTTGTGAAAACACATCAACCCCTTACTCGGTCACCATTTGGGAACAGAGCTTACTAcacaaacaaatgaaagcatTAAAGCAACACAGTTTCTTTAAAGTGTCTCTCTGTAGACACGTCcatatatttaaacaaactaaTTTTAGTAGCTTTTCAATACAATTATGGAATTAATATATCGGTTTCCTGTAATTCCTTACTATGGCCCTTTAAATTTGTGTTACCACACAGTAGTTTAGACTATCCTCAAGATAAAAGGCTTAAACAATAATTTCATAGAAGGAAGAGCTATCACTTTCACAATTGCATACTCTTTCACAGTCTTACACTTCCTACaaatcacacacaaaaagatGGCTAGAGAGAGTGGGTAGGAAATGGAGAGGTTGAGAGGTGAGAGGATCAATATGCACTCCTCCCCCAGTACATTTTGCGCACAATACCTCTGAAGACAAAAGTTAAGCATGGAATGACATTATTTCcctgctggagggcaggggcagTTAATACCATGGAGTGGGGATTGACTGGAGTCCAAAACTGGCACAAAGGCAGAGATGCGATAAGGTTAATACTAGCCTTTCAGTTTATTGTTTTATGTATAAAAGAGTAAATGTTTGCCTCCTCCACAAATCCAAAAAACTATCAggaaagagctctttcagaggACTCCCAAAAGATGGCCTTCCCTAGCATTCTATCCTCTCTTGTCTCGGCCACAGACAAGATAGATCAATCTAGCAACTTCTTTGCAGACTGGGAACAGGAACAAGACTGGGAACAGAACATACTTTCAAGTATTCATATAAACAGCACAGAACTATTATAGAAATATAAATTTGTCTTagagaaatgtttgttttgggaCTTTACTAACTAAATAAATCCCTCCAAAAAAGCTATATATTATCTGTAATATATTACAGATAATTTTTAACTGCAAACTAAATGATGTAACTTATAAAATTTATGAGTACTACATCAATTCTGAGAAATCATCCTTCTTTAAAGCTTCTAGTTCTGATATAAAAAATTGTCATAGTAAATTAGTCATTATGTGCTTAATTTGTACAGTTCTTGATCTTATGCCACTGGTAATAAACTTGTGCCTCAGGAGTAAGTCAAATGAGTCAGTGtacaggtttttgtttctttcttttttttttactgaatgaGCAAATCAATCACACATCAGTGTTGTAAATTTATGTGCAAAAGCATTGAAGTGCTTTACTACAAATTACAACGTAGAAACACGTTAACTAAACAATTAAATTCATACAATCAGATTTAGGAATATAAcaacacaaagaagaaacagaattacAGTACATTTACAACACAAGACAAATACATGGAATTCATTAGAAAATAttgtaataaataattcatGAATTATAGTGCAATTGATTTATGCATAAATATAACTAATTGCCTAAAAATCAGTTGTTAAcaaaaaatctgtcaaaaatCAAGGCAGCCACAGAGTTTTACTAAATTACTGCGACAATGGAaatactgcaattaaaaaacaaatacaagtaTTTGTACTGtaaacaactaaa includes these proteins:
- the LCORL gene encoding ligand-dependent nuclear receptor corepressor-like protein isoform X2, which encodes MEKGTDRMAAAAPAPPAAAASQCRSPRCTAERRGVRRELDSWRHRLMHCVGFESILEGLYGPRLRRDLSLFEAFRKGRQPAKLPTDINWEKEDCEPEELTDWSMDEKCSFCNLHKETVSDRASVIGSSQSTPTEELSSQGQSNTDKIECQAENYLNALFRKKDLPQNCDPNIPLVAQELMKKMIRQFAIEYISKSSKIQENRNGSSFEPSLICKSIQMNQTENSLQEEQDSPLDLTVNRTQEQNTQQGDGVLDLSTKKSARLEEPKYDPLCSENSVSGSSSTADANSEETANLEKGKSTLNKVLESFCSYHWQQTLAMLKFLIQDENVPIACSCKQTHLVHSETPSSLTEEDVHVSFCNCNGHMLTKRCCLQNQRPNTCLPPLSVCIKDFDPLSCQAVAIGCIKTMVNKACSSHKYCAEQLQNYNRHSVKGAACTYSTKDCDVLNSIKNSNRSRSPSPPPLSPVQSKEFESSEGSVIDFPTSDNNKLETSINQPPSLLPAEGSKGQFEYEGKTCRGKETEYSEGTLLSTDQESNNYYINSEKAEEGEHSAIFQDLMDRINEKLKSIDTTDIATNLVKLSSSDRAPENDVKLGDFITSLLHNAKASDYSFMELLRQHDKQMENKIIQTRFRKRQETLFAMYNSPDSPFIRRQSLQIKRELASLDETLVRKKSISERNAKRSTKKIDKIYPNKRHSFTVIEDEALQHLESNPCMNCQTKPMCFPVHQTEAFKLPLPNFQTSSSFLVLSENSAIAASQAKLAKTQGDCAPLKKTDQIPLKDESNGILGRTRRNIVPPGWYSVYVTNNIVFRKASNAKQSLESLEKMKVNKDVHAEKCSDINISKIVRDTNLQVVVERLEDTINLARKTNNSLLDSYKISQKLKDNAYEQVMNPAARRGLPFTLSEMGCTGQSFLPHSHLPSSSKIKTVCVTTDNQEMVIDQEINDSLLKSLTFDSSSSTSNNVDLCTTSEAGEISSPLNYSSPIKLMFVSEVNSSEGVKYTLTSAAASSKGSTDICLFQGHANTLLDKQATGDLSHAICVKDCDYSENYTKEESSCVYTEAITSSCPVGETNLNDSKQNDEVVEKSSSSSESVLKRKPGRPKKIGPQVVKQVKRPIGRPPKPKIDMTESTELRPVLSSDGKSTKSDAAVMEEVNSNKNITVTVVFGRSRRTKRHVSEGNLNVISILPTQHTDSNFANDSSKARHNAETENALTEIVKALQNSSAENEVSGYDYVRPIKSNLASPHPCSNIIRPIKKPLTTIRKPGRPAKVKISGISVTVNRVSPQERKVSISNCLPPLQQQNVLEKNITQERKNQLCNNMGQVKSMRKDSREDGSNHVITAVSRKCEIPLRHSARDRKPSLHFLHSLASSSAFTCRSALLHKSYKLHLKKAKDRKEKHRQSNQSTASKDTSELRNSGSAKKDLKDGAFGPINEVSSDPIFSSNPSLRWWATSTSSDTLLEELNNRFEQITNTWLRVGGSEFDKCVCERRDPIEQDCNTEMSNPLDSCLVELETSPIKMLFQKKCNMNELCTWFMQTTETQSLSLVRKANARNPLEVVSTREVKMETKQSDLSTCPFRKHFKKFALSSPSKPAGKLQILHNMVRSPVLNMKSNFALARLKRNEFKKLQHDRWGQTKTLYNQAPGGWKSKKKNLQFFCQSQLFKSTSGETNDEMPKLQEKNTVEIQPTQTLVESQSSLLPTENEARDAFVQQMMGSSDFNPHPGLTNILKSHAETNGTICYQQNVRKEQSQDKLFQNTWKAKTFKDCRIFLRKINHLEQHNSFKLNNVIYSPEAVESKSNQAYMEEKRHPLLRSHSTKQNALKKQENEMETSKGSKSSKVTERLDDQFHSRKLSSDVNHDDNPAGSSEVLIRINKRKSPQWETTDTNIRKRHKRQSCSSGQMATYYPKYQVARYK